In one Natronosalvus amylolyticus genomic region, the following are encoded:
- a CDS encoding IS630 family transposase: MWSFDRTVQIEKPLVTFPWRSIGFYALTCQSMITFKERLVKETIVEALEESREQNPVGRILLVADNYGSHHAKLTQKRADELGIEFVFIPPYSPTLNAIEPLWKSTKREISPEIFEDKDQFRTFLTETFLRLSHRVSFTSDWIETFLPDVQKLC, translated from the coding sequence ATGTGGTCGTTCGATCGGACAGTACAGATCGAAAAGCCGTTAGTCACCTTTCCATGGCGGTCGATCGGCTTCTACGCGCTGACTTGCCAGAGCATGATTACGTTCAAAGAACGGTTGGTCAAAGAGACGATCGTCGAGGCGCTCGAAGAGAGCCGCGAGCAGAATCCGGTCGGGCGGATTCTGCTCGTGGCCGATAACTATGGCTCCCATCACGCGAAACTCACCCAGAAACGGGCCGACGAACTCGGCATCGAGTTCGTCTTCATCCCGCCATATTCACCCACGCTCAACGCGATCGAACCGCTCTGGAAGAGCACCAAACGAGAAATCTCGCCAGAGATTTTCGAGGACAAAGATCAATTCAGAACGTTCCTCACTGAGACATTTCTCCGATTGAGTCATCGGGTGAGCTTCACTAGCGACTGGATTGAGACATTTCTTCCAGATGTTCAGAAGTTGTGCTGA
- the mct gene encoding succinyl-CoA:mesaconate CoA-transferase — translation MGALSSLRVLDLTQVLAGPYCTMLLADMGADVVKIERPGGDLIRPNPPFVDDAEEEAYGGYFQSVNRGKRSLEIDLGSETGREEFLSLVEEADVVVENYRAGTMERFDLGYETLRAYNPELIYSSIRGFGDPRTGETHRQGQPSFDLIAQALGGVMEITGQEDGPPTKVGPGIGDLFTATLNCIGILAALHHRDQTGEGQYVDTAMYDAMISMTERAIYQHSYTGEPPTRQGNSHPTLFPYDAFETTDGYVVIAAFGTNHWRALCAAMNEPELAESYPTPGSRLEHRESLRERVLEWTRQRPSQTVIDALEGKVPVAPVQTTADIFDDPHVHDREMLVSVEQPGADRRVDIAGSPIKMSETPPRPRGRAPLLDEHREELLEQNGRREGIEHGAETD, via the coding sequence ATGGGAGCGCTCTCTTCGCTTCGTGTGCTGGACCTGACCCAGGTGCTGGCTGGCCCGTACTGTACGATGTTGCTCGCGGATATGGGCGCGGACGTGGTAAAGATCGAACGCCCGGGTGGGGATCTGATCCGCCCGAACCCACCGTTCGTCGACGACGCCGAGGAGGAAGCCTACGGCGGCTACTTCCAGAGCGTCAACCGTGGGAAACGTAGCCTCGAGATCGATCTCGGTTCGGAAACCGGCCGGGAGGAGTTTCTCTCGCTCGTCGAGGAGGCGGACGTGGTCGTCGAAAACTATCGCGCGGGTACGATGGAGCGCTTCGATCTCGGCTACGAAACGCTTCGTGCGTACAACCCGGAACTGATCTATTCCTCGATTCGCGGGTTCGGTGACCCCCGGACCGGTGAGACCCACCGTCAGGGCCAACCATCGTTCGATCTCATCGCGCAGGCACTGGGTGGCGTCATGGAGATAACGGGACAGGAGGATGGACCGCCGACGAAAGTTGGTCCCGGTATCGGTGATCTCTTTACGGCGACACTGAACTGCATCGGGATTCTCGCCGCGCTCCACCATCGGGACCAAACTGGTGAGGGCCAGTACGTCGACACCGCGATGTACGACGCGATGATCAGCATGACCGAACGAGCCATCTACCAGCATTCGTACACCGGCGAGCCGCCGACCCGACAGGGGAACTCCCATCCGACATTGTTCCCCTACGACGCGTTCGAGACGACCGACGGCTACGTCGTCATCGCCGCTTTCGGGACCAATCACTGGCGGGCACTGTGTGCGGCAATGAACGAGCCAGAACTCGCCGAGAGCTATCCAACGCCCGGCAGTCGGCTCGAGCACCGCGAGTCCCTTCGGGAAAGGGTTCTCGAGTGGACGCGCCAGCGCCCGAGTCAGACGGTGATCGATGCGCTCGAGGGTAAGGTTCCAGTCGCCCCGGTCCAGACCACGGCGGATATTTTCGACGACCCGCACGTGCACGACCGCGAGATGCTGGTGTCGGTGGAACAACCCGGTGCAGACCGACGGGTCGACATCGCCGGTAGTCCGATCAAGATGAGCGAAACCCCGCCACGGCCGCGTGGTCGGGCACCGCTGCTCGACGAGCATCGAGAGGAACTCCTCGAGCAGAATGGGCGACGGGAGGGGATCGAGCACGGAGCCGAAACGGATTGA
- the glmS gene encoding methylaspartate mutase subunit S gives MVVHTMSRTVVLGVIGSDAHVVGITILEQAFSAAGFTVINLGVQSSQTEFAEAAVAHDAEAVLVSSLYGHAEQDCQGFHEVLEDHGVDAVTYIGGNLSVGQADFEETRETFEALGFDRVFDAETRPEEAIAALKRDLQITTTERERATVTT, from the coding sequence ATGGTTGTGCATACAATGTCCCGTACGGTGGTTCTCGGGGTCATCGGTTCCGACGCACACGTCGTCGGAATTACGATCCTCGAGCAGGCGTTCAGTGCAGCAGGGTTTACGGTCATCAACCTCGGCGTCCAGAGCTCCCAGACGGAGTTCGCCGAGGCCGCTGTAGCTCACGATGCTGAGGCCGTACTGGTCTCATCACTGTACGGGCACGCCGAACAGGACTGTCAGGGCTTCCATGAGGTCCTCGAGGACCACGGCGTCGATGCCGTTACCTACATCGGTGGCAACCTGAGCGTCGGCCAGGCGGATTTCGAGGAGACCCGTGAGACCTTCGAAGCGCTCGGTTTCGATCGCGTCTTCGACGCCGAAACCAGGCCGGAAGAAGCGATCGCTGCGCTCAAGCGTGATCTCCAGATCACGACGACAGAGCGCGAACGCGCGACGGTGACGACGTAG
- a CDS encoding methylaspartate mutase subunit E: MIRDERIQSEQLRRIDEELRTEWPTGQKVDFEEAVRYHESLPAHKRFADVLEGADQPLLQPRAGVPRLEDQIELLQYLHTEGEADLLPTTIDSYTRDNEYAKAQEGLENARESGTDTLNGFPAVNHGIDGCRALIDSVDAPIEVRHGTPDARLLAAITFAGGFQSFEGGPISYNIPYTKRHDLATTIEHWQFVDRLAGAYTERGVRINREPFGPLTGTLVPPSIAITVMLLEGLLAATQGVRSLTLGYGQVGNVVQDVAALRALRSLGEEYLPDAVCVTTVFHEWMGGFPPDEARANGVISLGGMTAAIARPDKVITKSPQEFQGVPTKEANAAGLRTTRQVIDMALEQQIDIDGIEDEQALIERETHALMDTVFDHGDGDVARGTIRAFDAGTLDVPFAPSDSASGAVLPARDDDGRVRILEFGDLAMGEDIREIHAARLARRAETEGRKQSFRMVADDVDAISDGRLIGRPNGGGNRAD, from the coding sequence ATGATACGAGACGAACGCATCCAATCCGAGCAGTTACGACGCATCGACGAGGAACTACGGACCGAGTGGCCGACCGGGCAGAAAGTCGATTTCGAGGAAGCGGTTCGCTACCACGAGTCGCTCCCGGCACACAAACGATTTGCCGACGTCCTCGAGGGAGCCGACCAACCGCTCTTGCAACCCAGAGCGGGCGTCCCACGACTCGAGGACCAGATCGAGTTGCTCCAGTATCTCCACACCGAGGGGGAAGCCGATCTCCTCCCCACGACCATCGACTCCTACACGCGCGACAACGAATACGCAAAAGCTCAAGAGGGGCTCGAAAACGCTCGCGAGTCCGGCACGGATACCCTCAACGGCTTTCCGGCGGTCAACCACGGCATCGACGGCTGCCGGGCGTTGATCGACTCTGTCGACGCCCCCATCGAAGTTCGCCACGGCACGCCGGACGCCCGATTGCTAGCTGCCATCACCTTCGCCGGTGGGTTTCAGAGCTTCGAAGGGGGTCCAATTTCGTACAACATCCCCTACACCAAGCGCCACGACCTGGCGACGACCATCGAACACTGGCAGTTCGTCGACCGTCTCGCCGGCGCGTACACCGAGCGAGGGGTGCGAATCAATCGCGAACCGTTCGGTCCGCTCACCGGCACCCTCGTCCCCCCGAGTATCGCCATTACCGTGATGCTCCTGGAGGGACTGCTCGCGGCAACCCAGGGTGTCCGATCGCTCACGCTCGGCTACGGACAGGTCGGCAACGTCGTTCAGGACGTGGCCGCCCTGCGGGCCCTTCGCTCACTCGGAGAAGAGTACTTGCCCGATGCGGTGTGTGTGACGACCGTCTTCCACGAGTGGATGGGGGGATTCCCGCCGGACGAGGCACGGGCGAACGGCGTCATCAGCCTCGGCGGCATGACCGCGGCAATCGCCAGACCCGACAAGGTCATCACGAAATCACCGCAGGAGTTCCAGGGCGTCCCCACGAAAGAGGCCAACGCGGCCGGCTTGCGAACGACGAGACAGGTCATCGATATGGCACTCGAACAGCAGATCGACATCGACGGTATCGAAGACGAACAGGCGTTGATCGAACGTGAAACCCACGCGTTGATGGACACTGTGTTCGATCACGGCGACGGCGACGTGGCTCGAGGCACCATCCGAGCGTTCGACGCCGGCACACTCGACGTCCCGTTCGCGCCCAGTGACAGCGCGAGCGGAGCGGTCTTGCCCGCCAGGGACGACGACGGTCGCGTTCGTATCCTCGAGTTCGGTGACCTCGCCATGGGCGAGGATATCCGCGAGATTCACGCGGCCCGACTCGCCCGCCGTGCCGAAACCGAGGGCCGAAAACAGTCGTTCCGTATGGTCGCCGACGACGTCGACGCGATCAGCGACGGTCGTCTCATCGGTCGGCCCAACGGAGGTGGAAACCGTGCAGATTGA
- a CDS encoding methylaspartate ammonia-lyase — protein MQIESVRATPGLAGFYTDDQRAIKDGARTDGFAYDGDPVTEGFDAIRQAGEALLVDLELTDGTVVRGDCAAVQYSGAGGRDPVFRADRCKPLVEGPVADAFEGRDPRAFGENVASLESLGPDGKPLARDGELAGSSGEQLHTAIRYGVSQALLAAAARARGTTMTDVLAETLGTQPATEPVPVFGQSGDDRRTNAEKMLLKGVPVLPHGLFNSRSKMGPDGEKLVAYLEWLRERSNELAPSGYEPRFHIDVYGMIGELFGAPFDSDAVLEYFERLEEATGHIPLQIEGPMDVGTRECQIHAMAELRDGLDSTGIDVDIVADEWCNTLEDVRAFVDAGAADVVQIKTPDLGSVHRSGEAVRYCEGTDTRAYLGGTCNETDRSARVCAHVALATDAAQVLAKPGMGFDEGYMIVENEMRRTLARRVARESEATTQTEVMAND, from the coding sequence GTGCAGATTGAATCGGTTCGAGCCACCCCTGGCCTTGCAGGATTCTACACGGACGACCAGCGAGCGATCAAAGACGGGGCTCGAACCGACGGGTTTGCCTACGATGGCGACCCGGTGACGGAGGGCTTCGATGCCATCCGACAGGCTGGCGAAGCGCTTCTCGTGGACCTCGAACTGACCGACGGGACGGTCGTTCGCGGCGACTGCGCTGCCGTCCAGTACTCGGGTGCTGGCGGGCGCGACCCGGTCTTTCGCGCCGACAGGTGCAAACCGCTCGTCGAAGGTCCCGTCGCAGACGCGTTCGAGGGGCGCGATCCGCGAGCGTTCGGCGAGAACGTGGCCTCCCTCGAGTCGCTCGGACCGGACGGCAAGCCACTGGCTCGGGACGGCGAGTTAGCCGGCAGTTCCGGGGAACAACTGCACACGGCCATCCGCTACGGCGTCTCACAGGCGCTGCTCGCCGCCGCCGCTCGAGCCCGCGGAACGACAATGACCGACGTACTCGCCGAGACGCTGGGAACCCAGCCAGCAACCGAACCCGTTCCCGTGTTCGGCCAATCCGGCGACGACCGGCGAACGAACGCCGAAAAGATGCTGCTCAAAGGCGTGCCAGTCCTGCCACACGGGCTGTTCAACAGCCGCTCGAAGATGGGACCCGACGGAGAGAAACTCGTGGCCTACCTCGAGTGGCTTCGAGAGCGCTCGAACGAACTGGCACCTTCCGGCTACGAGCCCCGATTTCACATCGACGTCTACGGCATGATCGGCGAACTGTTCGGTGCCCCCTTCGACAGCGACGCTGTGCTCGAGTATTTCGAACGCCTCGAGGAGGCGACGGGCCACATTCCGCTCCAGATCGAGGGTCCGATGGATGTCGGCACCCGCGAGTGTCAGATTCACGCGATGGCTGAGTTACGAGATGGCCTCGATTCGACGGGCATCGACGTCGATATCGTCGCCGACGAGTGGTGCAACACGCTCGAAGACGTCCGCGCGTTCGTCGATGCCGGGGCGGCGGACGTCGTCCAGATCAAGACGCCCGACCTCGGCTCAGTTCACCGCAGCGGCGAGGCCGTTCGCTACTGCGAGGGGACGGACACGCGAGCGTACCTCGGCGGGACCTGCAACGAGACCGATCGCTCTGCCCGCGTCTGTGCACACGTGGCCCTCGCCACCGACGCCGCACAGGTGCTCGCCAAGCCCGGCATGGGCTTCGACGAGGGCTACATGATCGTCGAAAACGAGATGCGCCGAACGCTGGCCCGGCGGGTAGCGAGGGAGTCGGAAGCCACCACACAGACGGAGGTGATGGCGAATGACTGA
- a CDS encoding acyl dehydratase — MTDDLGMTDDLEWTDTDTFARALERAETREKGHCFEDFEVGQRIDHEPGLTLTRWGNELWTSQTLNHDTRYWRRDVARTHGGKDVARTHGSGPDGTQTRGSASAADARDGESGGEELDAPPIHPDYLLAATLGCTVEDLSEKGGYFLGRTNVRFPVDGIAPGTDLRVESEVLETKTSRSRPEYGIVTWQTRGYDGDTEETLCTYERTNMIPRREPASVETDGGSERPPSEQAATPSLPEPFITPGGEAFEDFEAALETARGENGVVAYRHERGRTMDDVTVATLPLATLNTAKQHHNVDAMANSPSGDIVTYGDVTRSTALGHARSDERTFREVGFENEQFHTFVTPGDTVYCFTRVLETSRETTTANGRAGTVRFEHIAFNQRDEPVYSGTRTAEILTRDT, encoded by the coding sequence ATGACTGACGACCTCGGAATGACTGACGACCTCGAGTGGACCGACACGGACACGTTCGCACGGGCACTCGAGCGGGCCGAGACCCGCGAGAAAGGACACTGCTTCGAGGATTTCGAGGTGGGTCAGCGCATCGACCACGAACCCGGCCTGACGCTCACCCGCTGGGGGAACGAACTGTGGACGAGCCAGACGTTGAACCACGATACGCGCTACTGGCGGCGGGACGTGGCTCGAACGCATGGAGGAAAGGACGTGGCTCGAACGCATGGGAGCGGGCCCGATGGTACTCAGACGCGTGGCTCTGCGTCTGCCGCGGACGCTCGAGACGGGGAGTCGGGCGGTGAAGAACTCGACGCGCCGCCGATTCATCCCGACTACCTGCTGGCGGCCACCCTCGGCTGTACCGTCGAGGACCTGAGCGAGAAAGGCGGCTACTTCCTCGGCCGAACCAACGTTCGGTTTCCGGTCGACGGAATCGCACCCGGCACCGACCTCCGCGTCGAAAGCGAGGTCCTCGAGACCAAGACCTCCCGCTCCCGGCCCGAGTACGGTATCGTCACCTGGCAGACTCGAGGCTACGATGGTGACACCGAAGAGACGCTGTGTACGTACGAACGAACGAACATGATTCCGCGTCGAGAGCCGGCATCGGTGGAGACCGATGGCGGAAGTGAGCGGCCTCCTTCCGAGCAGGCGGCCACCCCGTCGCTTCCGGAGCCCTTCATCACGCCCGGGGGCGAAGCGTTCGAGGATTTCGAGGCCGCCCTCGAGACCGCTCGAGGCGAAAACGGTGTCGTCGCCTACCGACACGAGCGCGGCCGCACAATGGATGACGTGACCGTCGCCACCCTCCCGCTCGCGACGCTCAACACGGCCAAACAACACCACAACGTCGACGCGATGGCCAACTCGCCATCGGGCGACATCGTCACCTACGGCGACGTCACCCGATCGACGGCCCTCGGCCACGCCCGGTCGGACGAACGCACGTTCCGCGAGGTCGGGTTCGAAAACGAACAGTTCCACACGTTCGTCACGCCCGGCGACACCGTCTACTGTTTCACCCGCGTCCTCGAGACCAGCCGTGAAACGACGACAGCCAACGGACGAGCGGGGACGGTCAGATTCGAACACATCGCGTTCAACCAGCGCGACGAACCGGTGTACTCCGGCACTCGTACCGCCGAAATCCTCACTCGAGATACGTGA
- the citE gene encoding L-malyl-CoA/beta-methylmalyl-CoA lyase translates to MTRHICRTFQTAPAAVPRDDTAKYLRSGLTAEGFQAPDWLVPDLEDGTAPDMKATALENVCELVPEHDFPGEIWPRVQWSYDDESFRDRGREEIATLVRELGDHIDGVVVPKVGRRGDVERALEAVADAESEAGLSDGSIGLSIIIETAAARSDLREISMLGDGSHARLTALVFGPVDYAAELGGRDLGDGRPRWDGLLEALSNEASANGLLAIGGPFDDLFRERAGVTIYNADAYADQVEREAQIGLDGSWSLYPKQTVQANRIHLPTPAELERDVHKIERFNAAKAEGTGAVTIDGQMVDEATFKNFRNTVVTVRTVHGTRPEQTTELYDDGLLERVLDLELSYR, encoded by the coding sequence ATGACTCGACACATCTGCCGAACGTTCCAGACCGCACCGGCCGCCGTCCCCAGAGACGACACGGCGAAATACCTCCGCTCGGGCCTCACCGCCGAGGGCTTTCAGGCTCCCGACTGGCTCGTCCCCGACCTCGAGGACGGCACCGCACCCGATATGAAGGCGACCGCCCTCGAGAACGTCTGCGAACTCGTCCCCGAACACGACTTCCCGGGCGAAATCTGGCCGCGCGTCCAGTGGAGTTACGACGACGAGAGCTTTCGGGACCGAGGCCGCGAGGAGATCGCGACGCTCGTTCGGGAACTCGGTGACCATATCGACGGCGTCGTCGTCCCGAAAGTCGGCCGTCGCGGAGACGTCGAACGAGCGCTCGAGGCGGTCGCCGATGCCGAATCCGAAGCCGGGCTGTCCGATGGTTCGATCGGCCTCTCGATCATCATCGAGACCGCGGCTGCACGGTCTGACCTCCGAGAAATATCGATGCTCGGGGACGGTTCCCACGCGAGGCTCACCGCACTCGTCTTCGGCCCGGTCGACTACGCCGCCGAACTCGGCGGCCGGGACCTCGGTGATGGTCGCCCGCGCTGGGACGGCCTCCTCGAGGCGCTGTCGAACGAGGCCAGCGCGAACGGGTTGCTCGCCATCGGCGGCCCCTTCGACGACCTCTTTCGGGAACGGGCGGGCGTCACCATCTACAACGCCGACGCCTACGCCGACCAGGTTGAGCGCGAGGCCCAGATCGGACTCGATGGCTCCTGGTCGCTGTACCCGAAACAGACCGTCCAGGCCAATCGAATTCACCTGCCAACGCCCGCCGAACTCGAGCGCGACGTCCACAAAATCGAGCGGTTCAACGCGGCCAAAGCCGAGGGCACGGGCGCGGTGACCATCGACGGACAGATGGTCGACGAGGCGACGTTCAAGAACTTTCGCAACACCGTCGTAACGGTGCGAACGGTCCACGGAACTCGACCCGAACAGACGACCGAGTTGTACGACGATGGATTGCTCGAGCGTGTGCTGGACCTCGAACTTTCCTATCGGTAA
- a CDS encoding universal stress protein encodes MAILVPYDGSTPAQQAVRHAAETYPDAELILLRVIELAEGYTSAGYNLLRERFDEAEAAPDVSTELRTLLDEAGVEFRVETAVGSPAREIVEFAAENDVDHIVVGSHGRQGVSRVLLGSVAEKVVRRAPIPVTVVR; translated from the coding sequence ATGGCAATCCTCGTTCCCTACGACGGTTCGACACCCGCCCAGCAGGCGGTTCGACACGCAGCCGAGACCTATCCCGACGCCGAGTTGATCCTCCTGCGGGTGATCGAGCTCGCGGAGGGCTACACGAGCGCGGGATACAATCTCCTGCGAGAACGGTTCGACGAGGCCGAAGCGGCACCCGATGTGTCCACAGAATTACGGACCCTCCTGGATGAGGCTGGCGTCGAGTTCCGGGTCGAAACCGCCGTCGGCTCTCCCGCTCGAGAGATCGTCGAGTTCGCCGCCGAGAACGACGTGGACCACATCGTGGTCGGAAGCCACGGTCGACAGGGCGTCTCCAGGGTCCTGCTCGGAAGCGTCGCCGAGAAAGTGGTTCGCCGGGCACCGATACCGGTGACAGTGGTTCGATAG
- a CDS encoding helix-turn-helix domain-containing protein, whose amino-acid sequence MAVIVHLRIPADSFELGRILELEASGTIELENMVPLGEKAVPFFSVTDDVRESFEENVEAHPSVERIVEVTHHNNERLYSLDWNVSRDVFFQGILELQGQLLSATGTPSTWEFEIRFPTHDSLSEFQEYCSNGHIPLEVGRIYNPVRPGTGMWYGVTKAQRETLMRAVQGGYYAIPRRMSTQDLADELGISDQAVTERLRRAIETLTENTLIAMDEELEDTFEPVQNT is encoded by the coding sequence ATGGCTGTTATCGTGCATCTACGGATTCCGGCCGACTCGTTCGAACTCGGTCGGATCCTCGAGTTGGAAGCCAGCGGGACGATAGAACTCGAGAACATGGTCCCGCTTGGCGAAAAAGCCGTCCCGTTCTTCTCGGTGACCGATGACGTTCGAGAATCGTTCGAGGAAAACGTCGAGGCGCACCCGTCGGTCGAACGCATCGTCGAAGTGACCCACCACAACAACGAGCGATTGTATTCGCTCGACTGGAACGTTTCCCGCGACGTGTTTTTCCAGGGAATCCTCGAGTTGCAGGGACAACTCCTGAGCGCGACCGGTACACCGAGCACGTGGGAGTTCGAGATTCGGTTTCCAACGCACGATTCGCTCAGTGAATTCCAGGAGTACTGTTCGAACGGGCATATCCCCCTCGAGGTCGGACGGATTTACAACCCCGTTCGGCCCGGGACTGGTATGTGGTACGGGGTGACGAAAGCCCAGCGCGAAACGCTGATGCGTGCTGTGCAGGGTGGATACTACGCAATCCCCCGCCGAATGTCCACCCAGGACCTGGCTGATGAACTCGGAATATCCGATCAGGCCGTCACGGAGCGACTTCGACGGGCTATCGAGACGCTCACTGAAAACACACTCATCGCCATGGATGAGGAACTCGAAGACACGTTCGAGCCGGTCCAGAATACCTGA
- a CDS encoding thioredoxin family protein — protein sequence MSDTAPPDGDEPVNRPVALEDESDLESFVDEHSVVLLEFYTDGCGICASMEPVITGIAKSTDIAVGTINPRDDPPLIERFDVRSVPLFVLFENGDVVARRADGFIPGEELREWLEANR from the coding sequence ATGAGCGACACTGCCCCACCCGACGGCGACGAACCAGTCAACCGACCCGTTGCCCTCGAGGACGAGTCAGACCTCGAGTCGTTCGTCGACGAACACTCGGTCGTCTTGCTCGAGTTTTACACCGATGGCTGTGGCATCTGTGCGTCGATGGAACCCGTTATTACCGGCATCGCCAAATCGACGGATATCGCGGTGGGAACGATCAACCCGCGAGATGATCCACCGCTGATCGAGCGATTCGACGTTCGTAGCGTCCCCCTCTTCGTCCTGTTCGAAAACGGTGACGTGGTCGCGAGACGGGCCGATGGGTTCATTCCGGGTGAGGAGCTACGCGAATGGCTCGAGGCGAATCGGTGA